CTTCCCTGACGGCGGAGCTCCTCTGCCCCTTGCCTATCATGCCCCTGAGGCCCCGCTCCAGCAGAGCGGGAGTGTATTTGTCCATACGCCCGGCAGTGGTGGGACCGGCGGAGCCTATCACCTTGCCGGGAGGCGTGGGGGTGGGCCCCACGTAATATATCACCTGTCCGTCGAGCTCCAGAGGCAGAGGCCTGCCCTGCTCTATGAGCTCCGTCAGCCGGGCGTGGGCTGCGTCTCTGGCGGTGTACACCACCCCGGACAGCAGCACTCTGTCTCCGGCCCTCAGGCCCAGACAGTCCTCCCGGGACAGGGGAACGGTCACCCTTTTCATATCACGGCCTCCTTGTGTCTGGCGGCGTGGCACTGAAAGGTGATGGCCACGGGCAGCGAGGCTATGTGGCAGGGATGGCTCTTGACGAACACCGCCAGGGCGGTAGTCCTGCCTCCGTAGCCGGCGGGCCCTATGTCCAGCTCGTTGACCCGGCGGAGCAGCTCCTCCTCCAGGTCCCTGTCCGCAGGCACGGGATTCACCGAGCCTATATCTCTCAGCAGAGCCTCCTTGGACAGCCGGGCCGCCACCTCTATGGTGCCTCCCAGGCCTATGCCCAGGATGATGGGCGGACAGGGGTTGGCCCCCGCCTCCCTGACGCTGTCCAGGATATAGCCGATCACCCCTTCTCTGCCGGCAGCCGGCGGAAACACCTTCACCCGGCTCATGTTTTCACTGCCGCCCCCCTTGGGAGCCACGGTGATCCGGATCTTGTCGCCCTGCGCCAGCTTCAGATGGATGACGGCGGGAGTGTTGTCGCCCGTGTTGACCCTGTCCAGAGGATGCCTGACGCAGGACTTGCGGAGATAGCCCTCCCCGTAGCCCCGGCGGACCCCCTCATTGACAGCCTCGCAGAGATCAAAGTCACAGAGGCACCTGTTGCCTATCTCCACAAACACCAGAGCGAGGCCCGTGTCTTGACAGACAGGCACCGAGTCGTCCCGGGCTATGCGGACGTTTTCGGCCAGCTCTTCCAGTATATCCCGGGCCATTTCGCCGGGCTCGCAGCTCCGGGCCTCCAGCAGGGCGGAATACACGTCTTCGGGCAGCCGGGTGCAGGCCTCGATACACAGGTCCCTGACGGCGTCAACTATCAGACCTCTGTCTATCTGCCGTATATCCATTATTTCTTCTGAGCTTTTCTCCACTCAAAGAAAAGATAGGCCAGTATGGCGGGAGGCAGCTCCATGGAGTTGCCCAGCTTGTCAAACACGCGGGACAGACAGCGCTCGTGGAGCTGGTCCTTGTTGTTGTCATAATCAAAGTGCTCCAGGCCTTCGTTGATGAAGCCCCAGGCAGTGCTCATAAAGTCCGCCTTGGTGGTGTTGAAGCCTCTGTTCTCGCACCGGGCAAAGCCTCTGGTACACTTTTCGCCGATCTCTTCCCAGTAGGCGTCCACCTTTCTGATGGCCTGTCTGGCAGCCGTGGAACGGCTGACGGCCTTTTTGGCTATCTCGGCGATCTCCTTGATCCTCTGGTACTCTTCCAGAGAGGAGCCTTCCACTATCTCCAGCACGGTCTCCTGACCTATGTGGTCGGTGAGACACCTTTCTATCAGAGGCAGCACCGAAGCCGCCCTCAGGTAGCCCGCCTTGGGCAGGTCCTGAGACGCAAAGCCTATGATAAAGAGGCCCGGCTCCTCGTCAATGGGCACAGCCGCTTCCAGGGCCACGAACACCGACGGGGACATGACGTTGTCCTTGACCGTCTCGATCACATCGGCCCAGATGGTTTTTGCTTTTTCGTTACTCATCGTATTCTCCAGAAACGTCGGCAAAGGGTGTCACCAGACACCTTGAGCCTGTATTGTGTATGGTATATGGATAGCCGGCAGGCACCAATGAAGACATGGAGTCCGGCACCGTGATGCGCCAGTGGTCGCCGGGGCCCTCTATGGTCAGATCACCGGCCACCGCAGTCACTATATGGTCGTAGTCCAGGGAGTTGACCCTGACGTCGCTCCCCCGGAACTCAGCCACCCAGAACAGAGGAAACCGGGTGATGTAGCGCACCTCGTCGGCCTCCACGTCAAAATGCACGTCCAGCACGGGCTTGTCCGTCCGGGCGGACACGGCTGCCGCCCTGCCCTCCTTCTGATGCAGGGCCCGGCCCCTGTTGTAGTCAAACAGCCTGTAGGTGATCTGAGTCTGCTCGCTGACTTCAAAGCAGACTATGCCCGGCCCCACGGCATGGATGGTGCCGGTGGGCACGTTGAAATAGTCTCCGGGCTTCAGATCGTCGTATCTGCGGAGAAGCCCCATGACGGAGTCGGTGTCCGCTCCCCCCGCCGCCAGGTCGCAGTATTCGCCGGGGTCGGTGCCCTCCTGCACTCCCAGGAAGAGATAGGCGTCGGGAGTGGCGTTCAGGATGTACCACATCTCATCCTTGGTCTTGCCTTCCTCCGTGGGATGCACCTGCACGGAAAGGGTGTCGGCCGAATCTATGATCTTCACCACCACCGGCAGGCTGATCACAGTGTCCAGAGGCTTGCCGGCCAGAGGGCCGTTTTTGATGACGCTGACGGTCCTGAGGGACGGGTCGCCGGGGTCCGACGGCCAGGTGGACATGTCCCAGCACTCGCCTATATCCGAGGTCATATTTTTTCTTCCCGCATACAGAGCAGACACCCTGCCGGCGCCCCAGACTCTGGGCACCGCTATGGGCTCTGTCAGCAGAGGATAATCACACTTCATATATCGCTCCCAAAAATCAGATACATACATTTTTATTATATCCTAATCGGAAATATATTTCAAACGGAGGGCCATTGCTTCTTTATTGCTCCCGGGCAAAAGAGAAAGGCGCTCTGCTGAACAATACACCGACCACCGCGAGCCTCGGTCACGGACCGGCCCAACGGAACTGCGGAAAACGCTCGACCGCACTTCTCCTCAAGCCCCGCGATACGGCCCCTCCCACCAGCCCACTCCGGCCTTGCCGGAGTAAGGAAAGGGCTGGCGGGCCCCGTCCGCAAACCACCCCAAAAAATCTGCGATTTTTCGGGGACCCCGGGATCTCTTACCGCGGCCGGCAGGACGCCAAGGCGTCTGACATATAGCCGGCCGCGCCGAGATGACGCGGGGGAGCCGCAATGCTCTTCATGACAGAACCGCGAGCTGTGGTCACGGACCAAGCCGGGGTGGGAGGGGCAGAGCCCCTGCTCAAGCCGAAGGGCAAGCGTCGCCGTCAGGCGCAAGGCGGAAAAGGCAGAAATGCAGCTTCTTTTCTGCCCCGCCGCTGAGCGCAGACCTGAGGCGCAGACGGGTCCAGGGCAGCAGGCCCTGGTCGTGAGGGGGGTCCGGGGCGCTTCGAAAAGCCCCGGGCGGGTGTGGGTACGCCGTACCCACGAAAAAAAGGGGGGGTATGCGAAGGGGGGAAGCCCCCCTTGCCCGGACGAGCCGAGGAACGGAAAGAGGTGTTGAAAGCAGTTTCAGCTACGGAACGGAAAGAAAAAGCCCCTTGCGGGGCTTAAAAATCGTGTGTCTTCAGCTTAGAAGTTGACGGACAGCTGTCCGGCCACCAGGTGGCTCTTCTGCCCGAGCAAATCATACTTCATGTACTGATACATCATCCTGACCTTGGCGCTTTGGCCCACCTTGCGGTTCCAGCCCACGGTGACGGCGTTGTCCCTGAAGGCGTACCTGGCCTGCTCGTATTCGGCGAACACGTTGTCCAGATCGGTCAGGTCATAGCTCACGCCGGCCTTCAGGTATTTCATGTCGTCATACATGGTCGGGTAAGCGCTGTCGTCCTCCTTGTACTGCTTGTAGGCGCCGTACACCCTGAAGGCATCGGAGAAGCTGTAAGCAGCGTCGGCATAGAAGCCCTTGTAGTTGTGCTCAACCCAGTAGCACAAGATCCTGTCTATGATGGATAAACCCGCCCAGCCGGCCTCCACGGTCTTGTAGCCGGCAGAGAGTTCCAGCTTGTCGTTCCGGAAGCCCAGCCCGGCGTCCCAGCAGACGGATGAACGGAAGCTCTTGTTGGGCTTCTCTTTGAACCAGCCGCCGTCCGCGTAAAACTGTCCGAAGGGCACGTACAGAGTGCCGCCGTAGTACTTGATCTTGTCCGCCTGGAAGGGGATCTTGTTCTCGGCGCCCAGCATGTCGAACACCGCGGTCAGGCGGGCGTCGCCGAAGTTGAAGCCGGCCTGGACGCCGCCGTTGCCGCTGATCTTTTGATAACCCGTCGGCGACGACGGATCGAAAAAAGCCATCATCTGCCAGTCATGCCAGTCGTACACGGGACGGTTGCCCCATACCCTCAGATCAAAGGCGCCGAAGGACTTGCTGTAGTCAAAGCCTTCGAAGACAAAGTTGCCGTCGTCCATCCTGTCGATATCAAAGAAACTGGAATCCTTGTGTCTCTTGAACAGGAAACGGTTTACCTGGAAGGGCATGCGGCCTACTCTCACGTTGCCCCAGGTCTCGTCGGAAGACTCGGCATACATGTAGTATGGGGTGACGTCGGCCATAGTGTCCTGGTAATCCTCGGCGCCGCTGAGCTTGTCCAGATAGTCGCCTATGACCAGAGTGGTGTACACGTTCACGTGATCGTTCACTCTGCCCTTGATATCGATCTGCACGTCCTTCATGAAGGACTGCTTTCTCTTGAATAACTTGTTGAAATTCGAAAAGCCGTCACTGTCGGCGGCGGCCGCGTCTCCCGAGATCACGGATTCTACCATGAAGTTGGCGGAGCCGGTGATCTTGATGCGGGCCTGCTCCTCTTCCAGAGCGGCCACCCGGCTCTTCAGAGCGGCCACGTCGGCCTTAAGAACGTTCACGTCCACGCCCAGAGCAGCCAGCTCGGGCTGGAATTCGTCCACGAGAGCTTTGATCTTGCCCAGGGCGTCGGCGGTGGCCAGGCCGGACAGGTCCGCGTCTTCGCCGGGCACGTAGTCGCCCTTCAGCATATACTTGTCCAGGTCGGACTTTTTGGCAAAGCCGCTGACGTCAAGGCCTTCCTCGCCCAGATAGGGCAGCAGGCGGGTCAGCACCAGGGCAAATTCGTAGCGGGTCATGGTCCTCTTGCCCTTGAATTCACCGTCGGGATAGCCCACGATGAGTCCGGCGGCCTCCAGCTCGCTGACAGCATCGTAGGCCCAGTGGTCGCGGGGCACGTCCGAGAAGGTGGTCTGCGCCAGCATAGGGGCGGCCAGAGCAAACGCTATGGCCAATACCATAAATAACTTTTTCATGTTTATCCTCTTGAGATTTTGCGTATCCCGGGGCTGGCAGTATCCTTGTTCCCTGCAAGCCGCCTTGATACAGTCGTAATTTGGATCGTCGATTTGACCTTCGGGCACTCACAGCATACTCAAAAACGTGTCACCTCCTCCGGGGCTGCGCCGCATTGACGGTCAAACTCACCTACATTATAAAAAAACATATGCCTATTGTCAATCAATAGAGAAAAGTATTTTTCATCTGCCGGAGGGCGTTCCGCCACTCCGCCGTCATCCCGGCGGAAATGGCAACAGATCAAACGCGCAGCGTTTGGCCATTTCCGGGAAGGGACCTCGGGCGGGACCCGTTTGCCCGTTCCTTGCTCCGGCAAAGCCGGAGAGGGCAAATGGGGAGGACCCGGCTGAAGCAGAGACGGGAAAGACCTGCCAACCCAAAGACCTTTCCGACACTGATACTGCTTTCCTGACCTCGTACCGTTCCACGGCTCGTTCAGGCAAGGGGGGCTTCCCCCCTTCGCATACCCCCCCTTTTTTCGTGGGTATTGCATACCCACACCCGCCCGGGGCTTTTCGAAGCGCCCCGGACCCCCCTCACGAGCAGGGCGGGCTGCCCTGCACCCGTCTGCGCCTCAGGTCTGCGCTCTGCGGCGGGGCAGAAAAGAAGCTGCATTTCTGCCTTTTCCGCCTTGCGCCTGACGGCGACGCTTGCCCTTCGGCTTGAGCAGGGGCTTCGCCCCTCCCACCCCGGCTTGATCCTTGGCCGGCGCTCGCGGTCCTTTCGGGAGCAAGGGAGCCCGCCGGCCGGGCAAAAAAAAATCAAAGCCCCTTGCGGGGCTTTGAAAAGCGTATGTCTTCAGATTAGAAGTTAACAGACAGCTGACCGGCCACGATGTGGCTCTTCTGCAGCACGTCATACTTCATGTACTGATACATCATCTTGATCTTGGCGTTCTGGCCAACCTTGCGGTTCCAGCCAACGGTGATAGCGTCGTCCTTGAAGGCGTACTTGGCCTGCTCGTACTCAGCAAACACGTTGTCCAAAGCGGTCAGGTCGTAGCTCAGACCGGCCTTGAAGTACTTCATGTCGTCGTAGGCGGAAGGAACCCAACCGTCCTTGTCGTCATACTTCTTGAAAGTACCGTACACCTTGAAAGCGTCGGATACGTTGAAAGCAGCGTCAACATAGAAGCCCTTGTAGTTGTCGGCATAGTAGGTGTCCAGGATCTTGTCCAGAACGGCAAAGCTGTAAAAGCCGGATTCAACAGTCTTGTAACCGGCGGAAATGTCCAGCTTGTCGTTGGCAAAGCCCAGCTTGGCATCCCAGGCAGCAGCCTTGGGGAGGCTCTTGTTAGGCTTCATCTGGAAGTAACCACCGTCCACGTAGAACTGGCCGAAGGGCACGTACAGGGTGCCGCCGTAGTACTTGACCTTGTCCATCATGAAGGGGACCTTGTTCTCGGTGCCCAGCATGTCAAACAGAGCGGTGATGCGGGCATCGCCAAAGTTGAAGCCCAGCTGCACGCCGCCGCTGCCGGAGACCTTCTCGCCGCTCAGGTAAGCGACCTGCCAGTCGTTCCAGTCATACACAGGGCGGTTGCCCCACAGGCGAACGTCGAAAGCGCCAAACGCCTTGGCGTAGTCAAAGCCTTCCACAGAGAAGTTGCCGTCATCCATTCTGTCGATATCAAAGAAACTGGAGTCCTTGTATCTCTTGAACAGGAAGCGGTTTACCTGGAAGGGCATGCGGCCTACTCTGATGTCGCCCCAAGTCTCGTCGGTGGAAGCGGCATACATGTAGTAGGGCTTGATGTCGGACATGGTGTCCTGGAAGGGCTCGGGGCCATTCAGCTTGTCCAGATAGTCGCCCATAACCAGAGTGGTGTACACGTTGACGTGATCGTTCACTCTGCCCTTGATGTCCAGCTGCACGTCCTTGAAGAAGGACTGCTTTCTCTTGAATATCTTGGTGGCGGGGCCAAAGCCGTCGCCGTCCCAAGCGGGCTTGTCGCCGGAGATCACGTCTTCAACCATGAAGTTGGCAGCGCCGGTGATCTTCACGCGGGCCTGCTCATCTTCCAGAGCGGCAACGCGGCTCTTCAGAGCGGCTACGTCAGCCTTCAGCACGTTCACGTCTACTCCCAGAGCAGCCAGCTCAGGCTGGAACTCGTCCACCAGAGCCTTGATCTTGTTGAGAGCGTCGGCGGTGGCCAGACCGGAGAGGTCGGCGTCGGTGCCGGGAACATAGTCGTCCTTCAGCATATACTTGTCGAGGTCAGACTTCTTTACGAAGCCGCTGACGTCGGCAGCATCCTCACCCAGGAAGGGGAGAAGGCGGCAAAGAACTACCGCAAACTCGTAGCGGGTCATAGTCCTCTTGCCCTTGAACTCGCCGTCGGGATAACCGATCACGAGACCCAGGCTTTCCAGCTCGCTGACAGCATCATAAGCCCAATGATCTCTGGGAACATCGGAGAAGGTGCTCTGCGCGAACATAGGAGCGGCCAAAGCAAATACTACGGCCAATACCATAAATAACTTTTTCATTTTTATCCTCTTGAGATTTTTGACTGGTGTATCTCAGAGCAGGCAGTATCCATGTTTCCTGCAAGACTCTTCGATACAGTCGTAATTTGGATTGTCGATTTGACCTTCGGGCACTCACAGCATACTCAAGAATGTATCACCTCCTCTGGGGCTGCGCCACATTGATGGTCAACTCACTTTACATTATAAATCAACGGGGGGCCAATGTCAATACCCAGTGACAAATAATCCAAAAAAATTTTTTCGGGGCCCGTTTTTTTCTTTCCGGAGGCTTTGTCCACAGGCTGCGGAGGGTCCGGCGCGCTCAAACTGCGGGACTTGTCCACAGTATCCACAGCCTGTCCACCTCTGTCCACACCTGTGGATAACCCTGTGGAAAAACCCGGTGGGCTGTGCACAGGGGACGGAAAGGCCCCCGCCCCCCTTTGCCGGGAAGAAAAAAGCCTGTGGACAGCCGCGTTTCTTGACATCGGGCCCCATATTCTGTAAAATAATAATGTTTACAAATCAGCAGGAGGATGAAGCGGTGAGTATTCAGTTGAAAGAGCGCAAAGCCAAGATACTTCAGCTCCTGGTCCAGGACTACATAGACAACTGCGAGCCTGTGGGGAGCAAGCGTATTGCCGAGACCTACGGCATGGAGGTGCGTTCCGCCACCATACGCAACGAGATGGCGGAGCTGTCGGAGATGGGACTGCTGACCCAGCCCCACAGGTCTGCCGGCAGGATACCCTCCGAGCTGGGCTACAGGGTGTTTGTGGATTCGCTCATGGAGAGGTGCAGCATACCCTCCGCCGCCGGGCGCATCATCACCGAGGCCCTGAGGCAGCAAAACGAGATAGAGATGCTGGTGTCTGCGGCCTGCAGGGTGCTGTCGGAGCTGTGCGGCTACGTGGCGGCTGCCGCCTATCCCAGCATGAAGCACAGCCGCATAGACTGCATATCCCTGTCCCGCTACGGCACCAAAAGGCTGCTCCTGGTGGCTGCCACCACCAATTCGTATATCATCCACCGCATAGTGGATCTGGACATAGACAAGGCCCTGTATTCCCTGGACGCCGCGGCCAATTATCTCAACAGCGTGTACAGCGGCCGGATACTGTCGGAGATAGCCGC
This genomic stretch from Abditibacteriota bacterium harbors:
- a CDS encoding Fe-S-containing hydro-lyase, whose protein sequence is MKRVTVPLSREDCLGLRAGDRVLLSGVVYTARDAAHARLTELIEQGRPLPLELDGQVIYYVGPTPTPPGKVIGSAGPTTAGRMDKYTPALLERGLRGMIGKGQRSSAVREACQKCCAVYFGATGGAAALLGRRIVACSVIAYEDLGCEAIRRLEVRDLPLVVINDAFGNDFYTDKQVKQ
- a CDS encoding fumarate hydratase, with product MDIRQIDRGLIVDAVRDLCIEACTRLPEDVYSALLEARSCEPGEMARDILEELAENVRIARDDSVPVCQDTGLALVFVEIGNRCLCDFDLCEAVNEGVRRGYGEGYLRKSCVRHPLDRVNTGDNTPAVIHLKLAQGDKIRITVAPKGGGSENMSRVKVFPPAAGREGVIGYILDSVREAGANPCPPIILGIGLGGTIEVAARLSKEALLRDIGSVNPVPADRDLEEELLRRVNELDIGPAGYGGRTTALAVFVKSHPCHIASLPVAITFQCHAARHKEAVI
- a CDS encoding class I mannose-6-phosphate isomerase, with amino-acid sequence MKCDYPLLTEPIAVPRVWGAGRVSALYAGRKNMTSDIGECWDMSTWPSDPGDPSLRTVSVIKNGPLAGKPLDTVISLPVVVKIIDSADTLSVQVHPTEEGKTKDEMWYILNATPDAYLFLGVQEGTDPGEYCDLAAGGADTDSVMGLLRRYDDLKPGDYFNVPTGTIHAVGPGIVCFEVSEQTQITYRLFDYNRGRALHQKEGRAAAVSARTDKPVLDVHFDVEADEVRYITRFPLFWVAEFRGSDVRVNSLDYDHIVTAVAGDLTIEGPGDHWRITVPDSMSSLVPAGYPYTIHNTGSRCLVTPFADVSGEYDE
- a CDS encoding S-layer homology domain-containing protein; translation: MKKLFMVLAIAFALAAPMLAQTTFSDVPRDHWAYDAVSELEAAGLIVGYPDGEFKGKRTMTRYEFALVLTRLLPYLGEEGLDVSGFAKKSDLDKYMLKGDYVPGEDADLSGLATADALGKIKALVDEFQPELAALGVDVNVLKADVAALKSRVAALEEEQARIKITGSANFMVESVISGDAAAADSDGFSNFNKLFKRKQSFMKDVQIDIKGRVNDHVNVYTTLVIGDYLDKLSGAEDYQDTMADVTPYYMYAESSDETWGNVRVGRMPFQVNRFLFKRHKDSSFFDIDRMDDGNFVFEGFDYSKSFGAFDLRVWGNRPVYDWHDWQMMAFFDPSSPTGYQKISGNGGVQAGFNFGDARLTAVFDMLGAENKIPFQADKIKYYGGTLYVPFGQFYADGGWFKEKPNKSFRSSVCWDAGLGFRNDKLELSAGYKTVEAGWAGLSIIDRILCYWVEHNYKGFYADAAYSFSDAFRVYGAYKQYKEDDSAYPTMYDDMKYLKAGVSYDLTDLDNVFAEYEQARYAFRDNAVTVGWNRKVGQSAKVRMMYQYMKYDLLGQKSHLVAGQLSVNF
- a CDS encoding S-layer homology domain-containing protein, giving the protein MKKLFMVLAVVFALAAPMFAQSTFSDVPRDHWAYDAVSELESLGLVIGYPDGEFKGKRTMTRYEFAVVLCRLLPFLGEDAADVSGFVKKSDLDKYMLKDDYVPGTDADLSGLATADALNKIKALVDEFQPELAALGVDVNVLKADVAALKSRVAALEDEQARVKITGAANFMVEDVISGDKPAWDGDGFGPATKIFKRKQSFFKDVQLDIKGRVNDHVNVYTTLVMGDYLDKLNGPEPFQDTMSDIKPYYMYAASTDETWGDIRVGRMPFQVNRFLFKRYKDSSFFDIDRMDDGNFSVEGFDYAKAFGAFDVRLWGNRPVYDWNDWQVAYLSGEKVSGSGGVQLGFNFGDARITALFDMLGTENKVPFMMDKVKYYGGTLYVPFGQFYVDGGYFQMKPNKSLPKAAAWDAKLGFANDKLDISAGYKTVESGFYSFAVLDKILDTYYADNYKGFYVDAAFNVSDAFKVYGTFKKYDDKDGWVPSAYDDMKYFKAGLSYDLTALDNVFAEYEQAKYAFKDDAITVGWNRKVGQNAKIKMMYQYMKYDVLQKSHIVAGQLSVNF
- the hrcA gene encoding heat-inducible transcription repressor HrcA, with protein sequence MSIQLKERKAKILQLLVQDYIDNCEPVGSKRIAETYGMEVRSATIRNEMAELSEMGLLTQPHRSAGRIPSELGYRVFVDSLMERCSIPSAAGRIITEALRQQNEIEMLVSAACRVLSELCGYVAAAAYPSMKHSRIDCISLSRYGTKRLLLVAATTNSYIIHRIVDLDIDKALYSLDAAANYLNSVYSGRILSEIAASEPSGMFAALAGEFIKAVRSEGRDIRDRKYFYDGIGRLLRLPEFQTVDALENLISALDDPALMEKVTGLSAGPEPSIRIGSESAIPALTKYSVICCRYSVSGVPAGGISVIGPTRMDYSHTLAALELVREQLETMLNSILK